A stretch of DNA from Maridesulfovibrio sp.:
GGTTTACCTTCAAGCCGAGATCCTGACAGCGCCTGATTCCGTCGATGATGCGGGACAGTTCCTTTTTCCGCAGGTCACGGTCGGTGGCATCGGCAAAATGTCCGGTATGTATCTCCACATATTCGGCACCGATGTTCTTTGCCGCTATGATCTGTTCCGGGTCTGCATCTATGAACAGACTGGAGCCTATTCCCTTTTCATGAAGAGGAGCCAGATATTCGGTCAGTTCCTTTTCACGACCTATGCAGTTGAGCCCGCCCTCGGTGGTCAGTTCCTGGCGCTTTTCAGGTACAAGGCATACTGTTGTCGGATCGGTTTCAAGGGCAATGCGCTGCATTTCCTCAGTGGCGGCCATCTCAAAATGAAAATCGGTCTGGATGGTCCGTCTGATGAGTTCTATGTCCCGGTCCTGTACATGGCGCCGGTCTTCCCGCAGGTGCATTATAATCCCCGCTGCACCGGCAAGCTCGCACATGGCTGCAGCGACTACCGGGTCCGGTTCCGTTCCAAGACGGGCCTGTCTTACTGTTGCAACGTGATCCACGTTGACACATAAAAGTGGCATGGTTATATCCTCCGCTGAATTATTTCCTGATTGTCCGCCCTTATTGATCCTTTGTATTCCGGTTCGGCTCAAGGCTCCGGGCAGGTAAGCGGACAATATAGTTAATACTCTTGCTTGGCAACCGTCATGTCCCTGTAACCGAGGGCGGTTGACTTTGATTTTGTTATGACGTTATTCGCACGCTTAGCAGAGACAAACAGCGACTCAGATACCTGTCTGACGTCAGATGATAAACGAAAATATTAATCGAGAGAACAGCTAATGAACATTTGTATTGTCGGTACCGGCTATGTAGGCCTGGTCAGTGCGGCTTGTTTTGCCGAGATGGGTAACCACGTCTGGTGCGTGGATGTTGATCCCAATGTCGTAACTACCCTTAAGCAGGGTAAAATTCATATTTTCGAACCCGGACTTGAAGATCTGGTCAAGCGCAACTACGAGGATGAAAGGCTTTTTTTCACCACCGACCTCAAGGAAGGAATGGCGAAGGCCAAGCTTATTTTCATATGCGTCGGAACTCCCTGCGGGGCCGACGGAAGCTGTGACCTGAAGTATGTGGAAGCCGTCGCCCGTGAAGTGGGGCAGACAATCAACGAGCCGAAAATCATCGTGGACAAGTCCACTGTTCCCGTAGGCACGGCGGACAAGGTTCGCAAGATTGTCCGGGAGGAACTGGATAAGCGCGGGCTTGATATTGATTTCGATGTCGCCTCGAACCCGGAATTTCTCAAGGAAGGCGACGCCGTTAATGATTTCATGAAGCCTGACCGGGTTGTGGTGGGTACCGAGAAGTCGGACACCCGTAAGGCATTCGAAACCCTGTACGCTCCGTACGCCCGCAGCCGTGAAAAACTCATTTTCATGGGAACAAGAAGCGCGGAAATGACCAAGTATGCTGCCAACTGCATGCTTGCCACCAAAATTTCATTCATCAATGAAATGGCCGGAATCTGCGAAAAGGTCGGAGCCAATGTCAGAGAGGTCCGCATCGGGATCGGAGCGGATCACAGAATAGGATACTATTTCATTTACCCCGGAGTAGGGTACGGCGGTTCCTGCTTTCCCAAGGATGTGAAGGCCCTGATCAACACCGCTCGTGAAGTTGGCGCGCGTCCTGAGCTTATCGAAGCTGTGGATTCAGTAAACAACCGTCAGAAGAAAATGCTCGCCAGCAAGATACTGAACTACTACGACCAGCAGGGCGGAGTACGCGGTAAAACCCTTGCGTTGTGGGGACTTGCTTTCAAAGCCAACACGGATGATATGCGTGAGTCATCAGCTCTTTCCATTATTTCCGAGCTTACTGCCGCAGGCATGAAGATCCGTGCTTTTGATCCGGTTGCTCACACAAAAGCTGCCGCTATCCTGCGTGATAATGATCTGGTGGAGATTGTTAACAACCAGTACGAAGTGCTCGAGGGAGCAAATGCTCTGGCCGTTGTCACTGACTGGAACCAGTTCCGGAATCCTGATTTCGACAGAATAAAAGAAGCGCTTGTGGCCCCGATTATTTTTGACGGGCGCAACCTGTATGACCCTGCTCATATGGGTGACAGCGGATTTGCCTATTTCAGCGTCGGCCGCAGAGCGGTCGGAACGGAAAGATAGAAAACGCCAAAAGGCCCGCCGAGAGGCGGGCCTTTTGAAATTTTACGGGTTCAGAGTCTTCATGGATGACCTGAGCTGCAGCTCCTGCAGAATAAGTCTTTCATACTCCGGGTTGTAAGGAATGGTTTCCTGATTATCCTGATCCAGCATTTTGGCTAGAAACTGTGTTTCTTCCCAAAAGTCCAGAAGTTCTTCATTTGCAAGTGATTTTATCTGATCTTCCAGAGTTATATTCTCTGCAGGGGAAAACTGAGCCATGCGAGTTCATACCCTCCTGAATCTTCGCCTTTTTGTTTGATTGTGTGCTACGTCATGTACCAATAGTCATTAACGTCCTGCTAGTCAATTTTAGTGGAGACTAAATCGGGCGGATTTGTCCTATAATTTGATGATTGTCTTGCAAATAATTCAGATCAATAATAATATACAGAAAAGATTTATTTGCAGTAATAATAAACAAGTCCCGGTCACTCATGCCGAATTGTTATAATATACGCAACCAAACGGGGGGCAGATATGGAAGAAGGTAAGAAGATAACTCTTGATGCAGAGCTTATTCAGCTGGTTACCTTCAGTATCGGAGACGAGGAGTTCGGAGTTGATATCCTGAAGGTTCAGGAAATCATCAGGACCATGGAAATTACCAAGGTCCCGCGTGCTCCCGCCTTTGTGGAAGGGGTGATAAACCTGCGCGGAAAGGTTATTCCGATTATTGATCTTCGCAGCAAGTTCGGCCTTATCATCAGGGAACACGACCAGAATACCCGTATCATAGTTGTTGAAATAAACGATATGATTGTCGGGTTCGTTGTCGATTCCGTTTCCGAGGTTCTTAGAATTCCCGCCTCCACGGTGGAGCCGCCGCCGCCGGTTGTTTCCGGTCTTGACTCCGAATATATAAGCGGGGTCGGCAAGCTTTCGGACAGGCTGCTTATTCTGCTTGATCTCAACCGGCTTCTGTCCAACGATGAACAGGAGCAGCTTGCGCAGGTATAACCGGCAGTCTGTGTTTTTCTCTTGGAAATGTTTTCGCAGGCGGTTTACTGCTGCATGGGAAATGTTAAAAAATACGGGCCGCGGTTTAATTTGCTGGACATAACTGCGATTACTCTGCAAAAAAAGTCGTCCGCTGTCTGAGACAGCCGGGCGACTTTACTTTTTACCATCCTCTGGAGCCAAATTGTCTTTACCCTCCGAACTTTCCGTTTTTGCCAACGGGAAAGGAACGAATATACGTGTTTTTAAGAGCGGTCCTGGGTCCCAGGCTTTTGCCGCGCATTCCCTGCATTCGCGCGGGCAGGCTACGGTTGTTGTAGCGCCGGGAGCCCGCGAATATTCCGAACTCAAGGCCCTGCTGACTCTCTTTGGCAGCAGCGGGGCAAGATCCAAGGGCAGCATTGTCCCTTCGTGGGATCAGGAGTGGCTTTTTCTGCCTCCGTACACCTGCAAATCTCCAGCTGCTTCGGAGTGGGCTGAACGCTGGGCCGCCCTGCACGGTCTTTCCCTTGGCGGTAAGCGTTCCGTGCTGCTCACCGCTGACAACCTGCTTATGAAGTGGCCGTCACCGGCCGTTCTGGACAACAACTACATAGTGCTTTCCAAGGGCGAGGAGATGGACCCGGAACTGCTCATAGAGCAGGCTGTCACCTGGGGATATTCCAGAACCAAACTGGTTTCCGGTTACGGTGAAATGTCCATGCGCGGGGATATCCTCGATATCTATGCTCCCGGTTACGAATTGCCGGTACGGCTGGAATTTTTCGGTGATATCCTTGAAGAAATAAGGCTTTTCGATCCGGCCACGCAGCGTTCCAAAGCTGATCTGGACGAAATAACCCTGTTGCCGGTGGCTCCGGCAATGCTCAGCGGATCTTACATTGACGATGCTGTAGGGCACTGGGACCAGCTTAAGCGGACCGGGGAAATTTCTTCCGAAGGATATACTCTTTTGCAGGAGAAGGCTGAAAATGCTGACGGCATGATCTGGCCCGGTCTTTTTTATCCTGATTCCTCGGACCTTAAATCGTTTTTACCCGGAAATGCCGTTTACGTGCTCTCTTCAGCTTCCAACCTGCGTTCCAAGCTTCAGGATCAGGAATACGCATGGAAGACGTATCTTCTGGATAAATCAGCCCATTCCGGGTGCAAGTGGCCGGTCCATGCAGTCTGCTGGAATGAGGAGCGGGCCCGCACTTCATGGCGGGACGAACGCCAGATTGTTTTCGAGGACCTTATCATCGGGCGGGAAAAGGACGGTGTTGATCTGCCGGAGAAATCGATCACCGCTTTCAGCGATATTTTCTGGAAGCCCGAACAGATGAAACGGCCCTGGGCCGCATTTGTAACAGCGCTCAAAGAATGGCGTTCCGAACGATTCCAGACGGTGCTCAGTTTTCGAACCGAACGGTCCCGCAGAAAATTTCTTTCTCTCATTGAGCCGGAACAACTAGGTATCAGCGTTGAATATTCTCCGCTTAACAAGGGGATATACGCGCTTGTTTCGCCGCTTAGAAACGGTATGGAACTGGAGTGGAACCAGACCCTGATCCTCGGAGAAGAGGTCATCCAGCCGGAATCGTCCAGAGCAGCGCGCGGCGGAGATAAGGCTTTCGAGGGCATGACCAGCTACGAAGACCTGCTCCCGGATGATCTGCTGGTACACAGGGATTACGGTCTGTCCCGTTTCGGCGGTCTGCATCACATGAATGTGGGCGATGTTTCCAACGACTACCTGCTGTTGTTCTTTGATGCCGATGACAAGCTTTACGTGCCGGTTGACCGACTGAATCTTATCCAGAAGTTCAAGGGGCCAGAGGGGGCTTGTCCGGTTCTCGACAAACTCGGTGGTTCGCGTTGGTCAAAGACCCGCGAGAAGGCGCGCAAGGCGATTGAAAAAATTGCCGGTGAACTCGTGGAGATGTATGCCTACCGCAAGATCGCCAAAGGCTACGCCTACGGCCCTCTGACCGATATGTACTGGGAGTTTGAATCCACTTTCGGATTTGAGGAAACCCCGGATCAGGAGCGTGCCATTCAGGATGTTTTTCGGGATATGGAAAGTCCGGAACCCATGGACCGGCTGGTCTGTGGTGATGTGGGCTTCGGCAAGACGGAAGTGGCCCTTCGCGCGGCATTCCGTGCTGTGCTGGACGGAAAACAGGTTGTCCTGCTTTGTCCCACAACTGTTCTTGCCGAGCAGCATTACCAGACTTTCGTGCAGCGCATGGAAGGGTTCGCCGTTACCGTAGGCATGCTCAGCCGCTTTGTGCCCCGGCCCAGACAGAAAAGGGTGCTTGAAGATCTGGCTTCCGGCAAACTGGATATCCTTATCGGAACCCACAGGATTCTGTCCAAGGATGTGGAGGCTCCGAACCTCGGCCTGCTGATCCTTGACGAAGAGCAGCGTTTCGGCGTCCGGCACAAGGAGCGCATCAAGGAAATGCGCAAAAACATTGATGCCCTGACTCTGACCGCGACACCCATTCCACGTACTCTGCAACTCTCTCTTTCCGGGGTGCGCAGCCTGAGCACAATCGAAACTCCGCCGGTTGACCGCAAGCCGGTTGAAACTGCGCTTATCGAGCGGGACGAAGCCATGCTTGCCTCGGTTGTCAAACGGGAGCTTGAGCGCGGCGGGCAGATTTTCTGGGTTCACAACCGGGTGCAGGGGCTTGAGCGTGTTGTCGAATTCGTCAAGAAACTTGCCCCTGAAGCCAGCATCGGCATGGCCCACGGGCAGATGACCGAAAAGAATCTGGAAGAAACCATACACAAGTTCTGGCACAAGGAGCTTGATATCCTTGTTGCTACCGCCATAATCGAATCCGGTCTGGATTTCCCCAACGCGAACACCCTGATTGTTGATCAGGCCCAGATGTTCGGCTTAGGCCAGCTCTATCAGCTGCGCGGAAGGGTGGGGCGCAGCACCAGACAGGCGTATGCCTATTTCGTGGTATCGTCCCTTGATTCATTGTCCGAAAAGGCCAAGCGCCGTATGCAGATCATTCTGCAGCTGGATTATCTGGGTGCCGGATTCAAGGTTGCCATGGAAGACCTGCGGCTGCGTGGCGCAGGAAATATACTGGGAGAGGTCCAGTCCGGGCAGATGGCCAAGGTCGGGCTTGATCTGTTTCTGGAAATGCTGGATGAGGAAGTACGCCGTCTCAAAGGAGATGAGTCTGCTCCTTCCGCAGAACCGGAGCTCAATTTCGTCTTTCGAGCGCATCTGCCGGAAGAATTCGTGCCTGACGGCAGGGAAAGGCTGCGTTACTACCGGGCTCTTTCCTCTGCTGCAACCGAAGCAAGGATTGAGGAGCTCGCCGCCGAGATCAAGGACCGTTTCGGTCATTTTCCTGAAGCGGTGGAGAATTTCATTTCCGTGCTTTATCTGAAGCGCACGCTGGCCAGACTTGGCGTTATCCGTGCCGATCTGTTTCCATCCAGGGCGGTTTTGCTCTGGGATGAAAAGAATAACCCTGTTGATCCTGCGAGATTGATCGGGTGGGTCGGGGAGCAGGACGGGAAGGCCCGCCTCAAGC
This window harbors:
- a CDS encoding pyridoxine 5'-phosphate synthase → MPLLCVNVDHVATVRQARLGTEPDPVVAAAMCELAGAAGIIMHLREDRRHVQDRDIELIRRTIQTDFHFEMAATEEMQRIALETDPTTVCLVPEKRQELTTEGGLNCIGREKELTEYLAPLHEKGIGSSLFIDADPEQIIAAKNIGAEYVEIHTGHFADATDRDLRKKELSRIIDGIRRCQDLGLKVNLGHGLNYLNILDFADVPGICEYSIGHSIMARAIMVGLDRAVRDMVELVRTFAD
- a CDS encoding UDP-glucose/GDP-mannose dehydrogenase family protein — translated: MNICIVGTGYVGLVSAACFAEMGNHVWCVDVDPNVVTTLKQGKIHIFEPGLEDLVKRNYEDERLFFTTDLKEGMAKAKLIFICVGTPCGADGSCDLKYVEAVAREVGQTINEPKIIVDKSTVPVGTADKVRKIVREELDKRGLDIDFDVASNPEFLKEGDAVNDFMKPDRVVVGTEKSDTRKAFETLYAPYARSREKLIFMGTRSAEMTKYAANCMLATKISFINEMAGICEKVGANVREVRIGIGADHRIGYYFIYPGVGYGGSCFPKDVKALINTAREVGARPELIEAVDSVNNRQKKMLASKILNYYDQQGGVRGKTLALWGLAFKANTDDMRESSALSIISELTAAGMKIRAFDPVAHTKAAAILRDNDLVEIVNNQYEVLEGANALAVVTDWNQFRNPDFDRIKEALVAPIIFDGRNLYDPAHMGDSGFAYFSVGRRAVGTER
- a CDS encoding chemotaxis protein CheW — translated: MEEGKKITLDAELIQLVTFSIGDEEFGVDILKVQEIIRTMEITKVPRAPAFVEGVINLRGKVIPIIDLRSKFGLIIREHDQNTRIIVVEINDMIVGFVVDSVSEVLRIPASTVEPPPPVVSGLDSEYISGVGKLSDRLLILLDLNRLLSNDEQEQLAQV
- the mfd gene encoding transcription-repair coupling factor → MSLPSELSVFANGKGTNIRVFKSGPGSQAFAAHSLHSRGQATVVVAPGAREYSELKALLTLFGSSGARSKGSIVPSWDQEWLFLPPYTCKSPAASEWAERWAALHGLSLGGKRSVLLTADNLLMKWPSPAVLDNNYIVLSKGEEMDPELLIEQAVTWGYSRTKLVSGYGEMSMRGDILDIYAPGYELPVRLEFFGDILEEIRLFDPATQRSKADLDEITLLPVAPAMLSGSYIDDAVGHWDQLKRTGEISSEGYTLLQEKAENADGMIWPGLFYPDSSDLKSFLPGNAVYVLSSASNLRSKLQDQEYAWKTYLLDKSAHSGCKWPVHAVCWNEERARTSWRDERQIVFEDLIIGREKDGVDLPEKSITAFSDIFWKPEQMKRPWAAFVTALKEWRSERFQTVLSFRTERSRRKFLSLIEPEQLGISVEYSPLNKGIYALVSPLRNGMELEWNQTLILGEEVIQPESSRAARGGDKAFEGMTSYEDLLPDDLLVHRDYGLSRFGGLHHMNVGDVSNDYLLLFFDADDKLYVPVDRLNLIQKFKGPEGACPVLDKLGGSRWSKTREKARKAIEKIAGELVEMYAYRKIAKGYAYGPLTDMYWEFESTFGFEETPDQERAIQDVFRDMESPEPMDRLVCGDVGFGKTEVALRAAFRAVLDGKQVVLLCPTTVLAEQHYQTFVQRMEGFAVTVGMLSRFVPRPRQKRVLEDLASGKLDILIGTHRILSKDVEAPNLGLLILDEEQRFGVRHKERIKEMRKNIDALTLTATPIPRTLQLSLSGVRSLSTIETPPVDRKPVETALIERDEAMLASVVKRELERGGQIFWVHNRVQGLERVVEFVKKLAPEASIGMAHGQMTEKNLEETIHKFWHKELDILVATAIIESGLDFPNANTLIVDQAQMFGLGQLYQLRGRVGRSTRQAYAYFVVSSLDSLSEKAKRRMQIILQLDYLGAGFKVAMEDLRLRGAGNILGEVQSGQMAKVGLDLFLEMLDEEVRRLKGDESAPSAEPELNFVFRAHLPEEFVPDGRERLRYYRALSSAATEARIEELAAEIKDRFGHFPEAVENFISVLYLKRTLARLGVIRADLFPSRAVLLWDEKNNPVDPARLIGWVGEQDGKARLKPPAGLEIRFDGESGISKGLDNVCKKLEPLL